CTCCGAAATAAGATATTACGGGCTTGGGCTTTTTAgcccatttcaaatatttgggcCACGCCTAATcctgaagaaaaatattttgtttcataaatttcttGACCATACCAagattccaaaaaaaatatttaatgatactAATAACAAGGCAAGCCCAATAAATTTGATATtcgccaaaaaaataaaaatcttagaCCTGTAGTCTATATACTCAAACACTCAATTGGGCTTCTATAATAATTGACCCATTAACCTAATTTTAGGTctaatgaaataatatataatttatccccATTAATATTGGATCACATCGTTACACACAaccatttcatatttataatgttCTTTTGTACTTCTGtttttgaaaattaagaaataaagaGAACAGTGTTACTTCTTGAAGTAATAGAAATAAAGCTGTTCACTGTGAAAAATGTATGGGACAAcgtaattttaacatttttctgcAGTATTTTGCTCCTTTGCCCTCCTTTCCCTCcaatacatatatgtatgtattgatGTATGCACTAACAGGTTAAGAATGTTCTGAAGGAAAATACTCTTTTATCAGGGCGTTTGATTTTTGGATTTCTTTCTCAAGTATTGATAAACAATATcttccatttatatatatatatatatatatatatatatatatgtttctataTGTTCTTTCTAGAACCTAAATGGTTCATTGCACTTTTCATGTTTGATACGTATAATACTAAAACACCATCTatactcaaaaggaaaaatgttgttAAGTATTGTGATAGTAGAGACACAAATGTAACCCTTTTTACCACctttttttactactttgttttAAATGGAGAGTAACTGCGTAAAATAAGCTCTAAAGTTGTTATAAGAGTAtcgttattttacaaaattatccccTATTTAAAGCGAAGTTGTAAAAGAGTTGTCAAAAACgttctatatttttctttatatataagtaaaagtaaaactttattgatagtaaaaGGAATATACACAAAATACACCTAATAACCACTAAACACTAGTGATGGATACAAGCAAATTATGAAAGCTGTCCCCATTCCAAACAATGATGCAAGCCCAGGGaaataaatgtgttaaaaaagaaTCTCTTCAACTCTTCCAAAAAAAGGTTCTATCTTTATCATCATGCAATAGACAATAGATAGGAATGGGTATCATTTGTGGTGTTTTTGAATTTAGATGGACTGTTAATTATCTGATGAAATCTCAATCTATTTGCAGTCCATACCACCCGCATTTATCAAGCACTTCACTGGAAACATGCCAAAGAAGGCCATTCTCATTGATCATACTGGAAACTCTTGGCCTGTTGAGCTGGACCAAATTGGCAGCCGCTTGTGTTTTAAGTGTGGCTGGCAACAGTTTGCAAGTGATCATTCTCTGGAATTTGGGGactttctaattttcaaattcaatagAAGTAATGTGTTTAAAGTCAAGATATTCAATATAACTGGATGCATGAAGTACAAAGCTGAAGCTACGGGCAAGACTCTTCCATGTCTGACCCCTGATGAAGATTCTACAGCAGAGCAGACTTGTGGTAGATTGACTCGTGGTGGCAAACGAAAGCTTTTGCAGATAGGTCTCAAGACCAATGAAGAGGCAGGAGGTGAGTTGTACTTAACACTTATTACTCTCAACTAGTTGCTTTCTCccattgttttttttgtttttgaatacaAATTATGTATTTAGAAATTGTATGCTTGCAGTTTCATCAAAAGCTAATCAACATAAATCAAGAAGAATTGCTCAAGCAAATCTTGAACAAAACAAGTGCCCTAAAGTTGCCCAAGTTGTTGCACCAAAGAATCCTTATTTCGTTACATCCATTTCTAAATTTATGCGATATACCTTGGTGAGTTTTCTGGTCTTGTATTTGCAATGTCCATATGGTACATTGGGATTTTGATATATGGAGAGGTGAGGGTTCAGAATGGTTTtcagatgatatattttgggtgcAAGGATCAACGATGGAGTGCACTGCCTAGGAGATGCATATATACTTTTTTCTGAATTATTGAggtatttttatttggaaattggAGGAAGAGTGAGAAGGTTATTGGGATTTTGGTTGTGGATCATAAGATTAGATGTGGAGAGTATCGTTTTATTTGAGTCAAATTGGTATCACAATGATATTATTTGGTGTTTGTTCACTTTTTAATTACTTGGAAATCTATTCGCTGTCCCTTTCCTTATTCCCAcattgtgaatatatataacCGACATTAAAGGTAGTCATGGGTGCTCAATCCCACATTGGCTACTTTCTAGGTGAAACTATGTTTATACCTAATTTTAGGGAAGCTTCAAATTGACTGTCTTTCTGGGGTTAAAGCTCAAATATGGTTAGTGCTTTCCCATGATCGTTACAGTATATCCCTAGTGTACTCATGTTGTGCTTCTAGTGCTTTTTGATAAAATGTGATATCTTTACAtaccaaaagagaaaatataataaatgtattAGGTGTTATGCTTCTAGGATACTTTAAATTTAGGAACATTTGGCGGTGTCATCTTGATTGAGTGGAGTAGAAGCTGATCTGGATGTAACATGAATGCtcattatttgttattgtttcATCCGATTCATCTTTTTTGGAAGGCAGAAActagtcattttttaaaattgtcggaGAGAACCAAAATTGATTTCTTTTCTTGGAATATACTCATATTTGTATTAGAACCTTcaaattcataattattttttaattcatcattGCCATATATGTTGTTTGTATCAAATAATTCTCTTGTTATTGCGAGTTAACTAGTTATGTCAGGTCCACATGCTTTCTGTAAATGTTTGAAAGAATAGATTTCTCATGACATTGGTTATGGCTGCAGTGTGTTCGTAGATTAGTGGTGAATGCATATAACATTAAGCTGAAGCAAGAAGTGGTAATTCGCGGTCCGAATGAAGAGAAGTGCCCTGTGAAAATTGTTGAACAGTCGAATGGTCGAATCATGATTGCTAATGGGTGGTCTTATTTCGTAGAGAAGAATGCTGTACAACCTAAAGACCAATGTGTGTCTGAGTTTATCCTCGAAAGAGGAAATACATGCAAAGAAATGAACGTTCAAATTCTTCGTGGAAATGCAAGATTCAAGAAGTTACCAAAGGATTGGTGTTTGTACAGGAAGAAGGCATGATATACAAAAAATCCACCCCCACCGCCCAAGTGCGGCCCAACTTCGTGGTGGAAATGCAAACCCAACAGTGCTTGTTCTCATGGCACGAGACAACTTTTCTCAATTCTGCTTTGCAACACATACCTGGTTAGGTTATAGTTCTTTGTACTATTTTATCCACATAGGAGTTAGTTAGGCACTTCTGTAAATCCTTAGTCATTCTTGCTGTGGACTTGAAATTAGcttctttttattcatttacttatttttatcatgaaatgaATAGTGGCTTCATGTCTCGTCTTGCATTTTTGTCAGGTTATtgataaagtgtcaaaaaatatatgattaatctgctaaagtgaatgaattgtttaaccaaaaaaggcattaagcacttaattatgtagtaattttgactcaatgttaaattttggtattttgcaCTTGAAAAGAGTTGTATTGCTGTCAGTCCACACCAAAATTAAGACCACAAAATTTTACTTCTCTCACATCTTATTTATGTTGCAGGATATTAAGGGAAAGATGTTAAAACacatgggtatttttggaatTACCCAACTGGCACGGCAACATCCAAAAGAAGGCACTAGAAACTCACACACACGGGACTGAGGTGCAGAGCAGTGCACTGCAGAGGAAAAGATTGGAGACGTGCAACACATGGACCTGGATCGAGCGGCTCAAGAAGACACATTGCAGGGGGAATCATGCGAGACAGTAGGGGCTGGAGATATGGGTTGAAGACGCGGGCAGGAGCTGACGATGCAAACTGCAGGACCTAGAATGGATGCACTGCAGGGACGCAGTAATAAGTTGCAGAGAGGGATCATGGCCTCACAGCAGGGCGACTCAAAATGCATGGTTGGAGACGCGAAACGGGAAGGCAAAAGAGGGGGCCTCAAGGGCGCAGCTTCACACACACGGGCAGACCCACTCACACGAACACTGGGCAAAATGCAGAGAGGAGACGCAAAATGCAAAAAGGGATGTAGAGTATAAAGAAAAGATTTTTGTTGTGCGCCGTCTCTTCtcattcttctgttttttcttctagTGGATTTTTCGTTTGCAGTTTTTTGGggttggagatgattttatttccttaATAGTAGAGATTCTGAAATTTTATTGGCAGTTTTGTGATGCACAGAGCACTCGTTTATGAGTTTgagtttaattgttttattttctatttccttGAGAGAATGATGTTAGGCTAAGTTTACAGCTTGAGCTACAAGATATGGATTCTCTTGCACTAAACTACTTATTAGAgtgattctgatatgataaaaatctattttatagttttgcaagttgattttgttgagataagtcaaaaccaaaaactcttgTTCCTGTTGACGTAAGGCACAACAGAAAGTTggtaatattttcaagatttttcatCGTTAGTTTTTatagtaaatttatttgcaCTCTATAGATACTTTATACTGGAGATAAAATGCTGGGCTGAAGACACTTGTAGCCCAAGTGTTTGACATATTGTGTCACTTTCTTTGATATTACTGCAATCTCTACATTACTTGCACTCAATTATCTagtattcaatttcttttctcatttctttctatttccatTATTTTTAAGTCTACAAGCattcagaaaattattcaaCAAATACAGAAAAGATCCCAACCACTCTTCATTAATACACTTCAAATcagtacataaatatatttttcttgtttcttttctttgttgcatAAATAGCCCTTTCACCAACAAGctcctcacacaaaatacacttcATTATATGCTTGCTCAGCATGAATACTATTGTCCCTGTGGAATGACCATGGAACTCATCCATGTACTACTTTGATAGCTTCTGCACTTGGAAGACATATTTAGAAAGccatcaagtttttggcgccgttacCGGGGACAACTGGTGTTTATCAAAGCATTCTCAAATTGTTGAGAAGACGTTTGTAGTGCTGAGAACCTCTTCACAGCTTGGGTGacattcttctttattttattttactttattttttttcttctgtttgtcttgcatattcttttattttctgttcttgTTTGTACGACTGGTTGGACTAGGGACCATACTTCTCGGTTGGTTAGGACAGAATCACAAGCGTCTTTTACCTCATAATCACTTTCTATTGAGTCATCTTTTGACACTAATAGCACCATGGCTGAAAATAAGAATCATGATAGGGAAGTAGTAAATCAGAACAAGacacttagagattatttacaacCTATCAGAACTAGCACACCCTCATGCATAATACAACATTTGAATGTAAATGCCTTTAATTTCAAACCTGGAATGATTCCATTAATTccacattttcatggcatggaatCTGAGAACCCTTACCTtcatatcaaagagtttgaagaggtttgttctacattcatGGATCGGACATGCACTGAAGAGGTTGTTAGACTaaagttgtttccattttctttgaaagataAGGCTAAAACGTGGCTAAATTCATTGAAACCTAGAACCATAGGCATATGGCAGGAaatgcaaactgaatttttgaagaaattctttCCAATACATAGGACAAATGCACTCaaaagacaaatcatgaactttacccaaaaagattctgaaactttttatcaaagttgGGAAAGGTTCAAAGATCTTTTGAATGCTTTTCCCCATCATGGTTATGAAAATTGTCGtgtgataagttttttttatgaaagtttgacaCCTAAAATGTGCCAATTTGTACAAACCATATGTAATGGAGAATTTTTCGACAAAGAGCCGaagcatttgaatattttgattaccTTGCTAAAAATGCTCAATCTTGGGACACAACTAATGTGCATGACAGGTCTAGGCAAGTTGAGCCTGGTCAtggaaaatatactttaaaggaagatgatgatttgCATGCTAAATTAACCTTGTTGTCTAGAAAAATGAAAGCCATGgaattgaaaaaggtgaatGAAGTGCATGCTGTCCATAAAAATTCTGAGAAGTGTGGCATATGTGAGGATCATGGGCATTCAACTAATGAGTGTCCCATGATCCCCGCATTCAAAGAGGTGTTGTAGGATCAATCTAATACTGTAAATATGCTACATAAACCGTATTCTGGTTCTTACTCTAATTCTTACGATTCAGGATGgagaaaccacccaaattttgGGTGGAGGAATGACCAGCAAGTAGATCCAGCAGCCTTGGCTTCGGGACCCTCTCAACTCACAATTCAAGCACCTCCAATGCAAATGAAAGGACTTGAGGAGACGGTACAACAATTGTCAAACACCTTGCAGCAGTTTATGCAAGGTCAAGCaacaatcaacaatcaaaactcTCAAGCGATAAATGACATTCGGAGCACACTTACAAAGATGACTATGGCATGGAGCTctcaagaaaaaggaaaatttcctgcacaacctcaacccaatccACAAAGTCAGCCACCTCAAAGAGCGGTTGAGAGTTCAAATGTTAGGCAAGTGAAGGCAGTCACTACTTTGAGAAATGGTAGCGTGGTGAACATTCCAACTCAATGTTCAGACAAGACTGGTAAGGCCTCTAAACCTGTACAAAATGAGGCTGAAAAGTGTGAGTTTGAATAAAGTGAAACtgaaaatgaaactgaaaagattTCATGTCCTGTACCTACTCCTTTTCCTCAAACATTGGTTCCTCTGCACAAAGACAAACaccaatttgaaattttagaaatactCAAGTAAGTTAGGATTAACATCCCTTTGTTGGATGCTATTCAACAAATTCCTACATATGctaagtttctaaaagatttgtgtatggttaaaaggaaattaaatgtgcaaaagaaagcTTTTCTTACTGAGCAGATCAGTACCATAATTCAAAGTAATACCCCACCAAATATAAAGACCCCGGTTCACCAACAATTGCTTGTATTATAGGAAGTTCAAAAATTGGTCAAGCATTGTTAGATCTAGGTTCAAGTGTGAATTTACTGCCTTATAATGTTTATGAGCAATTTGGTTTAGAGGAATTAAAACCAACTCCTATCATTTTACAACTAGCGGACATGTCTATTAAAATGCCAAGAGGAGTTGTTGAGGATGTCTTAGTTCaagtggataaatttttttacccCGTAGATTTTGTTGTGTTGAATGTTCACTTgacaccaaaatcttcttttcaagCACCTGTGATTCTTGGGAGACATTTTCTTACTACTTcaaatgcattaataaattGTAGGAGTGGTGTTTTAAAGCTGAGTTTTGGGAACTTGACCCTTgaactaaacatttttaatatttgtaggcAACCTTAAGACTTGGAAGATGTACAAGAAGTAAATTTGTTGGAAAGCATCCTTGAGGAAGAGGCTTATTTGGCATACCAGCCCACTAACCTGCTGTttgagttagaaaatatttgtgatctcaTCACTGATGATACCCCCATTGATGTTTCTCCTATTtttaatgcagaaaataaatttgagactAGATGGAGGCCAAAAATTGAGCAGCTTCCACCATTGACAGTAAGTTTGAAGCTTTCAGCAAATGAAATCCCAACACTAGAGCTGAAGCCATTGTCGAATGAcctgaaatatgcatttttggGTTCGGACAGCACATTCCCAGTGGTGATTTCAGCCCAACTCACTCATGATCAACAAGGGAGACTAATGTGAGTCTTAAAGCAGCACAAAGGTGCTATTGGGTGGACAATCGCAGATATAAAAGGTATAAACCCTCTTGTGTGCACTCATAGgatttatttagaagaaaatgctaaAGTCTCTAGGGAGATGCAAATGAGACTAAATCCTACCATGAAAGAGGTAGTAAAAATAGAGGTTTTGAAACTACTTGATGTGGGGATCGTCTACCCTATTGCAGACAGCAAGTGGGTAAGTCCCATTCATGtaatcccaaaaaaatttgggtttaccattgtgaaaaatgagaaagatgaaCTAATTCCTACTAGGATTTCTACTGGTTggcgaatgtgtatagattataggaagttgaataCCGCCACTAGGAAAGATCATTTCCCTTTGCCATTTCTTGATCAAGTGTTAGAAAAAGTTGCTGGCcatgatttctattttttttttttggtggattttctaatttttaccaAATAGAAATAGCACCTGAAGATCAATAGAAAACAACTTTTACTTGCCCGTTTGGCACTTTTACATTTAGAAGAATGCCTTTTGGACTATGTAATGCACCAGCTACTTTCCAAAGATGTATGCTTAGTATTTTCAGCGACAtaattaaaaattgtttgaaagtattcatggatgatttttcagtgTTTGGTAGTTCTTTTGATGCATGTTTGACTAACTTACAAGATGTTTTTGCTAGGTGTGAAGAGAAGCATTTGCTTCTCAATTgggaaaagtgtcatttcatggttcaACAAGGCATAGTTCTTGGTCACATAGTCTCATCACGAGGCATTAAGGTTGATAAAGCTAAGATCGAGCTTATCTCCAAGCTTCCTATACCCAAAACAGTAAAAGAAATCAGATCATTTCTTGGGCATgctgggttttataggagattcattcaaaattttagttcAATTTCTAAACCCTTGTGTGAGTTACTTATGCATGATATTGCTTTTGAATGGACCTCTTCTTGTCAAAATGCTTTTGATAAGCTGAAAATTTTGCTCACTACAGCCCCTATCATGCAACCCCCTGTTTGATCTATTCCTTTTGagataatgtgtgatgctagcgaTGTAGCCATAGGAGCTATTCTTGGACAGCGTAGAAATAAGTTCCCACATGTCATTTCTTATGCAAGTAGAACTCTAAATGGAGCCCAAAGAAATTATTCTACCACAGAAAAGGAATTGCTTGCTGTAGTTTTTGCATTAGACAAGTTTCGAACTTATATTCTTGGTTCT
Above is a genomic segment from Juglans microcarpa x Juglans regia isolate MS1-56 chromosome 1D, Jm3101_v1.0, whole genome shotgun sequence containing:
- the LOC121236680 gene encoding putative B3 domain-containing protein At5g66980, with protein sequence MHGLRNGVAAVVPSSSRGLSRCYVSLSSVRAAFHGMGMLCSVSAKTESIPPAFIKHFTGNMPKKAILIDHTGNSWPVELDQIGSRLCFKCGWQQFASDHSLEFGDFLIFKFNRSNVFKVKIFNITGCMKYKAEATGKTLPCLTPDEDSTAEQTCGRLTRGGKRKLLQIGLKTNEEAGVSSKANQHKSRRIAQANLEQNKCPKVAQVVAPKNPYFVTSISKFMRYTLCVRRLVVNAYNIKLKQEVVIRGPNEEKCPVKIVEQSNGRIMIANGWSYFVEKNAVQPKDQCVSEFILERGNTCKEMNVQILRGNARFKKLPKDWCLYRKKA